The proteins below come from a single Planctomycetia bacterium genomic window:
- the rbfA gene encoding 30S ribosome-binding factor RbfA produces the protein MSSRRVQKAAAAIRQVVSMAILTELKDPRVKNVTVTFVEVMPDMRQAKIHVSIMGDETKQGLALHGLRSAAGFLQSKLAERIETRYTPRLEFVLDQGVKHSIAVTEILQRVLPQEPTEVDDAEAESVDEEESADDDDDENEER, from the coding sequence ATGTCTTCCCGCCGAGTACAAAAAGCCGCCGCCGCGATTCGCCAGGTCGTGAGCATGGCCATTCTGACCGAGCTGAAGGATCCGCGCGTGAAAAACGTGACGGTCACCTTCGTGGAAGTCATGCCGGATATGCGGCAGGCGAAGATTCACGTTTCGATCATGGGGGACGAAACCAAGCAGGGCCTGGCGTTGCACGGACTGCGCAGCGCCGCCGGCTTCCTGCAATCCAAGCTCGCGGAGCGGATCGAAACCCGGTACACGCCGCGATTGGAGTTCGTGCTCGACCAGGGCGTGAAGCATTCCATCGCCGTGACGGAGATTCTGCAACGCGTGCTGCCGCAGGAGCCGACGGAGGTCGACGACGCGGAGGCAGAGTCGGTCGACGAAGAGGAGTCGGCGGACGATGACGACGACGAGAACGAGGAGCGATAA
- the infB gene encoding translation initiation factor IF-2, which yields MAARIYSLAKELNIDSKLLVDICAKAGLPGKGSALASLSDEEVAKLKAYLAGGGGASRPAGPKLAPSASGPIHEIPTPPSSAPPAAVAAAAPPPPVAAAPAPPPVKMPPLARPGAPVRPAALTRAAASTEQPPVSRESYIPPTGTGRPPLMVPRREREKSLGEKKSGGEGSRPADQERSAPAVRLGRMPAAAPPPVTRSNEPEPQKPDIKLPLDAIRARQKGGTKPLEELVKKHEEKRKGTAARGKDDTAARPAAAGAGSRPPLSLGGRDRNKRGGKPGVPGAPVEGGADAGRDQRTLSRKRGSSRRRRPDEDDGRRRSGSIRRTGANTAAPRKNNVVVELPCTVRSFSEAVGVPANRVLGQLLKLGSMATINSSLETELAELLAVEMGVEVNFKRPVDQEQQLVDQLEQEEFEEGLLPRPPIVTFLGHVDHGKTSLLDKIIGINVVSGESGGITQHIRAYRIEKDGRSIAFVDTPGHEAFTEMRARGAQVTDIAVLVVAADDGVMPQTEEAISHARAAGVPIVVALNKVDLPSYDENKIFQQLATNDLLPTAWGGDTEVVKTSAIKGTGIDELLETLLTVAELHEYKANPDRAAFGTCIEAEQSEDRGVVAKFMVQKGTLKVGDVVVCGAASGRVKAMYDTLDPRKTYESAGPSTPVNVTGLDMPPDAGDHFFALDEIAQAREIATRRGEHQRQQALGAGTVEHVTLENLADRLSKDEVQTLNLILRADTRGSIEAIRKELTKLHHPEVQIKILQATVGGISEADVHLAHASNAVIMGFNVVPDEGARALAEQYKVQVRRYDIIYKVSEDLKAALEGMLKPEQRDVELGRALVQRVYVISRVGAIAGCRVLAGTIERNSRIRVIRENRVIGDYRLDSLKREKDDAREVREGLECGMKLAGFNDLKEGDVLEAYRVEEVARSL from the coding sequence GCTGCGGCAGCGCCGCCGCCGCCCGTGGCAGCGGCCCCTGCGCCACCTCCCGTGAAGATGCCGCCCTTGGCGCGACCTGGAGCCCCGGTGCGCCCCGCGGCGCTCACGCGCGCTGCCGCATCGACCGAACAGCCCCCGGTCAGCCGCGAGAGCTACATTCCGCCAACCGGCACCGGGCGACCGCCGTTGATGGTCCCTCGCCGCGAGCGGGAAAAATCCCTTGGCGAGAAGAAGTCGGGCGGCGAAGGCAGCCGTCCCGCGGATCAGGAGCGCTCCGCGCCGGCTGTCCGTTTGGGACGCATGCCGGCCGCCGCGCCGCCGCCGGTGACCAGATCGAACGAGCCGGAACCACAGAAGCCCGATATCAAATTGCCGCTCGACGCGATTCGTGCCCGACAAAAGGGAGGCACGAAGCCGCTCGAAGAGCTGGTCAAAAAACACGAGGAAAAGCGCAAAGGCACCGCGGCGCGGGGCAAGGACGACACGGCAGCACGTCCCGCGGCCGCTGGCGCGGGGAGTCGTCCGCCGTTATCGCTCGGCGGACGCGATCGAAACAAGCGCGGCGGCAAGCCGGGCGTCCCGGGCGCTCCTGTCGAGGGAGGCGCCGACGCTGGACGCGATCAGCGGACGCTGAGCCGCAAACGGGGCTCTTCGCGCCGCCGCCGGCCGGACGAAGACGACGGTCGTCGTCGCTCAGGGTCGATTCGCCGCACAGGGGCTAACACGGCCGCGCCACGAAAGAACAATGTGGTCGTGGAACTTCCTTGCACGGTGCGTTCTTTCTCCGAAGCAGTGGGCGTACCTGCCAACCGCGTGCTCGGCCAATTGCTGAAGCTTGGCTCGATGGCCACGATCAACAGTTCGCTCGAAACCGAGTTGGCCGAACTGCTCGCCGTGGAAATGGGCGTCGAGGTCAATTTCAAGCGACCGGTCGATCAGGAGCAGCAACTCGTCGATCAACTGGAGCAGGAAGAGTTCGAAGAGGGCCTGTTGCCACGTCCGCCGATCGTCACCTTCCTGGGACACGTCGACCACGGCAAGACGTCGCTGTTGGACAAGATCATCGGCATCAACGTGGTCAGCGGCGAAAGCGGCGGCATCACGCAGCACATTCGCGCCTACCGGATCGAGAAGGACGGGCGTTCGATCGCCTTTGTCGATACGCCGGGCCACGAAGCCTTCACGGAAATGCGAGCTCGCGGAGCGCAAGTGACCGACATCGCGGTGTTGGTCGTCGCGGCCGACGACGGTGTCATGCCGCAGACCGAAGAAGCGATTAGTCACGCGCGGGCGGCCGGCGTGCCGATCGTGGTGGCTCTCAATAAGGTCGACTTGCCGAGCTACGACGAGAACAAAATCTTCCAGCAGTTGGCGACGAACGATCTGTTGCCGACGGCCTGGGGCGGCGATACGGAAGTGGTGAAAACCAGCGCCATCAAGGGCACCGGCATCGACGAATTGTTGGAAACCCTGCTGACCGTCGCGGAATTGCACGAATACAAGGCGAATCCCGACCGCGCGGCCTTCGGTACCTGCATCGAAGCCGAACAGAGCGAAGACCGGGGCGTGGTCGCCAAGTTCATGGTGCAAAAAGGCACGCTCAAGGTCGGCGACGTCGTGGTTTGCGGCGCCGCTTCGGGTCGCGTGAAGGCGATGTACGACACGCTCGATCCGCGCAAGACCTACGAATCGGCCGGACCGTCGACGCCGGTGAACGTGACCGGTCTCGATATGCCCCCCGACGCGGGCGATCACTTCTTCGCACTGGACGAGATCGCCCAGGCGCGCGAGATCGCGACGCGGCGTGGCGAACATCAGCGCCAACAGGCCTTGGGCGCCGGCACGGTCGAGCACGTTACGCTGGAAAACCTGGCGGATCGCTTGAGCAAGGACGAAGTGCAGACGCTCAACTTGATCCTTCGCGCCGATACGCGCGGCTCGATCGAAGCGATTCGCAAAGAGCTCACCAAGCTGCATCACCCGGAAGTGCAGATCAAGATTCTGCAGGCCACGGTGGGCGGCATCTCCGAGGCCGACGTGCATCTGGCGCACGCCTCGAACGCCGTCATCATGGGCTTCAACGTCGTTCCCGACGAAGGGGCCCGCGCGCTGGCCGAGCAGTACAAGGTGCAGGTCCGCCGCTACGACATCATTTACAAGGTCTCCGAAGACCTCAAGGCCGCGCTCGAAGGCATGCTCAAGCCGGAACAGCGCGACGTGGAACTTGGTCGGGCGCTGGTGCAGCGCGTGTACGTGATCAGCCGCGTCGGCGCGATCGCCGGTTGCCGCGTGCTGGCCGGAACGATCGAACGCAACTCCCGGATTCGCGTGATTCGCGAGAACCGGGTGATTGGCGACTACCGGCTGGATTCGTTGAAACGCGAGAAGGACGACGCCCGCGAAGTGCGGGAAGGCCTGGAATGCGGCATGAAGCTGGCCGGGTTCAACGACCTGAAGGAAGGGGACGTGCTCGAGGCGTACCGTGTCGAGGAGGTGGCTCGTTCGCTGTAG
- a CDS encoding histidine triad nucleotide-binding protein, translating into MSGKTIFQRIIDHEIKADIVFEDELCLAFRDVAPQAPVHVLIIPKSPLRSLNDVTDEQANLAGHLLSVARQLAGELGLTNGYRLVTNCGHDGGQSVDHLHFHLLGGRALGWPPG; encoded by the coding sequence ATGTCCGGTAAGACGATCTTTCAGCGGATCATCGATCATGAGATCAAAGCCGATATCGTCTTCGAGGACGAGTTGTGTTTGGCGTTCCGCGATGTTGCACCGCAGGCGCCGGTACACGTGCTGATCATTCCCAAGTCGCCGCTCCGCTCGCTGAATGACGTAACGGACGAGCAGGCTAATCTCGCCGGGCATCTGCTTTCCGTCGCGCGGCAATTGGCCGGCGAACTCGGCCTGACCAACGGGTATCGCCTGGTCACCAACTGCGGCCACGACGGCGGGCAATCGGTCGATCACCTGCATTTTCATCTACTGGGCGGGCGGGCGCTCGGCTGGCCGCCGGGATAG
- a CDS encoding MraY family glycosyltransferase: MTRWQALALVLGAILPSALISWAFALVVRRKAADWGWLDQPGHRKVHTSPVPLGGGVAIWLGVVGTFAVGQLALWAARQWGPPQALLEFGGFAAIWELAAPHLNGLAQQSWRLWLLLGAGTVLMALGLLDDRKQLDWRIRILVELVVATFIVWHGWRLTLFLDWPAFTFVLSVLWIVGLINSFNFLDNMDGLSGGVAAIAASILAAVLLVAPDPRTNQPQLFIAGFLLVLIGALLGFLLHNRSPARIFMGDAGAYFIGFSIATATIMATFAVRDKPHAILAPLCVLAVPIYDTLTVIAIRLRAGKSPFEGDKNHFSHRLVDLGMTKPQAVLTIYLTTATCGLGAFLLHQVNAAGAVIVVLLIACVLAIIAILEITARHQRKGK, translated from the coding sequence GTGACACGTTGGCAAGCGCTGGCGTTGGTGTTGGGCGCTATCTTGCCGAGCGCGCTGATCTCCTGGGCGTTCGCGCTCGTCGTGCGCCGCAAAGCGGCCGATTGGGGATGGCTCGATCAGCCGGGCCATCGCAAGGTGCATACGTCGCCGGTGCCGCTCGGCGGCGGCGTGGCGATTTGGCTTGGCGTCGTCGGCACGTTCGCGGTAGGCCAACTCGCGCTCTGGGCGGCGCGGCAATGGGGCCCTCCGCAAGCACTGTTGGAGTTCGGCGGGTTCGCGGCGATCTGGGAACTCGCCGCGCCGCATTTGAACGGGCTGGCGCAGCAATCGTGGCGGCTGTGGCTATTGCTCGGCGCCGGCACGGTGCTGATGGCGCTGGGGTTGCTGGACGATCGCAAACAGTTGGATTGGCGGATCCGTATTCTGGTCGAGTTGGTGGTTGCGACGTTCATTGTGTGGCATGGCTGGCGATTGACGCTGTTTCTCGACTGGCCGGCGTTCACCTTTGTGTTGAGCGTGCTGTGGATCGTCGGCTTAATCAACTCGTTCAACTTCCTCGACAACATGGACGGCCTCTCCGGCGGCGTGGCCGCGATCGCCGCCAGCATTCTGGCCGCGGTGCTGCTCGTCGCGCCGGACCCGCGCACAAATCAGCCGCAGTTGTTCATTGCCGGTTTCTTGCTGGTGCTGATTGGGGCGCTGCTAGGTTTCCTGCTGCACAATCGGTCGCCGGCGCGGATTTTCATGGGGGACGCCGGGGCGTATTTCATTGGTTTCTCGATCGCCACCGCAACGATCATGGCCACTTTCGCCGTGCGTGATAAACCGCACGCTATCCTCGCGCCGCTCTGTGTCCTGGCCGTGCCGATTTACGACACGCTGACCGTGATTGCGATCCGACTGCGCGCCGGAAAGAGTCCGTTTGAAGGGGACAAGAATCACTTCTCGCATCGGCTCGTGGACCTGGGCATGACGAAGCCCCAGGCGGTGCTGACCATCTATCTGACCACGGCCACGTGCGGACTCGGCGCGTTTCTGTTGCACCAGGTCAACGCGGCCGGAGCGGTGATCGTCGTCCTCCTCATCGCCTGCGTCCTGGCGATCATCGCCATCCTGGAAATCACGGCGCGGCATCAGCGGAAAGGGAAGTGA
- a CDS encoding phosphoribosylanthranilate isomerase: MSFRIKICGVTSVADALEAVQAGADAIGVNFFSGSPRCVEPSRAREIAAVLPEGVQCIGVFVDPELPQLEAAVALGLHAVQLHGDEQPALLAHFCELPVIKAFRLGDDGLAPVRAFLEQARLLGCPPEMVLVDAHRPGAYGGTGATADWNVVASYAELAGPPLVLAGGLTADNVADAIRTVRPAAVDTASGVESSPGVKDAQKMQDFVQAAMWAFSQLAEGNRA; this comes from the coding sequence ATGAGCTTCCGAATCAAAATCTGCGGCGTGACGAGCGTGGCCGACGCGTTGGAAGCGGTGCAGGCCGGCGCAGATGCGATCGGCGTGAACTTTTTCTCCGGAAGTCCGCGCTGCGTAGAACCTTCCCGAGCGCGGGAAATCGCCGCCGTATTGCCCGAGGGAGTGCAATGCATCGGCGTGTTCGTTGATCCGGAGCTGCCGCAGTTAGAGGCGGCGGTCGCGCTGGGTTTGCATGCCGTACAGTTGCACGGCGATGAGCAGCCGGCGCTCTTGGCGCATTTTTGCGAGCTGCCCGTGATTAAGGCGTTTCGTCTGGGCGACGACGGGCTCGCGCCGGTACGGGCGTTTCTGGAACAGGCTCGCTTGCTGGGTTGCCCTCCGGAAATGGTGCTCGTCGACGCCCATCGACCCGGCGCTTATGGCGGCACCGGCGCGACGGCGGACTGGAATGTTGTGGCGAGTTATGCGGAGTTGGCCGGGCCGCCGCTGGTGCTGGCGGGCGGATTGACTGCCGACAATGTCGCAGATGCGATTCGCACCGTGCGACCGGCGGCCGTCGATACGGCGAGCGGCGTGGAGTCGTCGCCCGGCGTCAAAGACGCGCAGAAAATGCAGGACTTCGTTCAGGCCGCGATGTGGGCCTTTAGCCAACTTGCCGAAGGAAACCGCGCGTGA
- a CDS encoding 3'-5' exonuclease, with protein MDPLLDSLTEAQRAAVCHRDGPQLILAGPGSGKTRVVTHRVAYLLRSGVPARQIVALTFTNKAAEEMSARVERLAPGEKVWLSTFHRFCSRLLRQHGAYLGLPPNFSIYDVSDARSVIRLAVKDVELEGIYQPDAVAAAISWAKNRMVGPDKYHATMHASLGPAVERVYPRYQARLLESQAVDFDDLLFHTAVLLHDHPEIRAELDARYRYVMVDEYQDTNQVQYQIARLLSIDYPNLSVTGDPDQSIYSWRGANVKNILDFEQDYPTAQVVRLEQNYRSTQRILRTASGFIAKNRRRKEKALFTENDEGALVRLMRYPTHAAEATGIVDRIAAEIDAGRRQARDFAIFYRVNALSRPFEQAMKARHVPFQLVGAVEFFQRKEIKDLLAYLMLINNPRDEVALRRVINTPPRGIGPTTIDRLEEFAHQERMPLIDAARQSGLIASLPKRAPVAVAKFMAVFDELSAMSAAPVRDILSAVLDRSGYRASLAESEDPNDQDRLANIEELLTAAREFDAEHPEGNALEAFLEETCLVNDTDDWEFGGNKVTLMTLHAAKGLEFPVVFVAAIEQGILPHERSMEDPDQIEEERRLLFVGMTRAREELQLSWSRYREFRGRANYVSPSSFINDLPTEDLDFISGQVEGIDPVTFSPTAPRTPPPRPAFVPTITTAAALAGETPSTDSDRVPPESFTTGMVVRHPEYGIGKVVSLSNGARRSATVIFPGGAGEKTFILQHAPLSPVRGKT; from the coding sequence TTGGATCCTTTACTCGACAGCCTGACGGAAGCACAACGCGCCGCAGTGTGCCACCGCGATGGACCGCAATTGATCCTGGCCGGGCCGGGTAGCGGTAAGACGCGCGTGGTCACGCATCGCGTGGCGTATCTGCTGCGCTCGGGCGTGCCGGCGCGGCAAATCGTGGCGTTGACCTTTACGAACAAGGCCGCGGAGGAAATGTCGGCTCGCGTCGAGCGGCTTGCGCCGGGCGAGAAAGTCTGGCTCAGCACGTTTCACCGCTTCTGCTCGCGGCTATTGCGGCAGCATGGCGCGTATTTGGGGCTGCCTCCCAACTTCTCGATTTATGACGTCTCCGACGCGCGGTCGGTGATCCGCCTGGCGGTCAAGGATGTCGAATTGGAAGGCATCTACCAGCCGGACGCCGTGGCCGCGGCGATTAGCTGGGCCAAGAACCGCATGGTCGGTCCCGATAAATATCACGCCACCATGCACGCCTCGCTGGGACCGGCGGTGGAGCGCGTCTATCCACGTTACCAGGCGCGGCTCTTGGAATCGCAGGCCGTGGATTTCGACGATCTGTTATTTCACACGGCGGTGCTGCTGCACGACCACCCGGAGATCCGCGCCGAGTTGGACGCGCGGTATCGGTACGTGATGGTCGACGAGTACCAGGACACCAATCAAGTTCAGTATCAGATCGCGCGTCTGTTGTCGATCGACTACCCGAATCTATCGGTGACCGGCGATCCGGATCAATCGATCTACAGTTGGCGCGGCGCGAACGTCAAGAACATCCTCGACTTCGAGCAGGACTATCCGACCGCGCAGGTCGTCCGGCTGGAGCAGAACTATCGCAGCACGCAGCGCATCTTGCGCACCGCGTCCGGGTTCATCGCCAAGAACCGCCGGCGCAAGGAGAAGGCGCTCTTCACCGAAAACGACGAGGGCGCGCTCGTCCGCCTGATGCGCTACCCGACGCACGCGGCCGAAGCGACCGGCATCGTCGACCGCATCGCCGCGGAGATCGACGCCGGCCGACGGCAAGCGCGCGACTTCGCCATTTTTTATCGCGTGAACGCGCTGTCGCGGCCGTTCGAGCAGGCCATGAAAGCTCGACATGTTCCCTTTCAACTCGTGGGAGCGGTCGAGTTCTTCCAACGCAAGGAAATCAAAGACCTGCTGGCGTACCTGATGTTGATCAACAATCCGCGCGACGAAGTGGCGCTGCGCCGGGTGATCAACACCCCGCCGCGCGGGATCGGGCCCACGACGATTGATCGGCTGGAGGAATTCGCGCATCAAGAGCGGATGCCACTGATTGACGCGGCGCGGCAGAGCGGCCTCATCGCCTCGTTGCCGAAGCGCGCGCCGGTTGCCGTGGCCAAATTCATGGCCGTCTTCGACGAGCTATCCGCCATGTCCGCGGCGCCGGTCCGCGACATTCTGAGCGCCGTACTGGATCGCTCAGGCTATCGCGCTTCCTTGGCCGAATCGGAAGACCCCAACGATCAAGATCGGCTGGCGAACATCGAAGAGCTCTTGACCGCGGCGCGCGAGTTCGACGCCGAACATCCGGAAGGGAACGCGCTCGAGGCGTTCTTGGAAGAAACCTGCCTGGTGAACGACACCGACGACTGGGAATTCGGCGGCAACAAAGTGACGTTGATGACGTTGCACGCCGCCAAGGGATTGGAATTTCCCGTCGTCTTCGTGGCCGCGATCGAACAAGGCATTCTGCCGCACGAGCGTTCGATGGAAGATCCGGACCAGATCGAGGAAGAACGCCGGCTGCTGTTCGTCGGGATGACCCGGGCGCGCGAGGAATTGCAACTCAGTTGGTCGCGCTACCGGGAGTTCCGTGGCAGAGCGAACTATGTTTCGCCCAGTTCGTTCATCAACGATTTGCCGACGGAAGATTTGGATTTCATTTCCGGGCAGGTCGAAGGCATCGACCCGGTGACCTTCTCACCCACCGCGCCGCGCACACCGCCGCCGCGCCCCGCGTTTGTTCCGACCATCACCACGGCCGCGGCGCTCGCGGGTGAAACGCCGAGCACCGACTCCGACCGCGTCCCGCCGGAAAGCTTCACGACCGGCATGGTCGTCCGGCACCCGGAATACGGCATCGGCAAAGTCGTCTCCCTCAGCAACGGCGCGCGACGCTCGGCCACGGTGATCTTCCCCGGCGGCGCCGGCGAAAAAACGTTTATCCTTCAGCACGCGCCATTAAGTCCGGTGCGTGGGAAGACTTGA
- a CDS encoding GTPase → MHEPELLQIELLADVDALVSELREWAERAPPWPAARGCQAIVRRLTERASALRVRLEAPLVVATLGGTGTGKSTLVNALVGAEVTTPGKQRPTTLQPTLICRPDLRPEMLGIDPRTVQLVQRDLPMLRDLVLLDCPDPDTTEDAEAPATNLARLRELLPQCDVLLVTTTQQKYRSARVADELAASAPGARLVFVQTHADCGEDVRDDWRALLHEDYATGEMFFVDSTAALDDSRAGLQPRGEFGRLVDLLTRELAGAAAHRIRRANFLDLVDETLLHCRERLDETMPAVKELETAIQEQRARLAGRLADQMRSELLANRRQWESRLLGEVTSRWGFSPFSGVLRLAQGLGGLVTRAALLRARTPAQMALWGAYEGWRWQRKRSDAKSADAGANRAVEFSWDDGELRTSAIIVDGYAAEAAIARHDTQGPELARQASRAGSAFIAKAAGDVQQLLGKLAGRHTGRLIRWRYELLLLVFVTLLLYRWGKNFFYDSWLAADLGWRTAPVDMYGSEFFLSAGFWLLLWCALLVWMFTGRLRRGLNREIDSLTEGWRTPSLGEELFARSEHQARAIRQFRQSLERLEQEVAHLKRRLEMPSERIGARRAPAARKAGEAK, encoded by the coding sequence ATGCACGAACCCGAGCTGTTGCAAATCGAGCTGCTGGCCGACGTCGACGCACTCGTCAGTGAGTTGCGCGAATGGGCCGAACGTGCGCCTCCCTGGCCGGCGGCCCGCGGCTGTCAGGCGATCGTCCGTCGCCTCACCGAACGCGCCAGCGCCCTGCGCGTGCGGCTGGAAGCCCCGCTCGTCGTCGCAACCCTCGGCGGCACCGGAACCGGCAAAAGCACCTTGGTGAACGCCCTGGTCGGCGCCGAAGTGACCACGCCTGGCAAGCAACGCCCCACGACGCTGCAGCCGACATTGATCTGTCGGCCCGACTTGCGCCCCGAGATGTTGGGCATCGACCCGCGCACCGTGCAGCTCGTGCAGCGCGATCTGCCGATGCTGCGGGATCTCGTGCTCTTGGATTGTCCGGACCCGGACACGACCGAAGATGCGGAAGCGCCAGCCACAAATCTTGCGCGGCTGCGCGAACTATTGCCGCAATGCGATGTGTTGTTGGTGACGACAACGCAACAGAAGTACCGCAGCGCCCGCGTCGCCGACGAGCTAGCCGCATCGGCGCCCGGCGCGCGCCTGGTGTTCGTGCAGACGCACGCCGATTGCGGCGAGGACGTTCGCGACGACTGGCGGGCCTTGCTGCATGAAGATTACGCGACCGGCGAGATGTTCTTCGTCGATTCCACTGCGGCGCTCGACGATTCCCGGGCCGGCTTGCAGCCGCGCGGCGAGTTCGGGCGCCTGGTCGATTTGCTGACGCGGGAATTGGCGGGCGCCGCGGCCCATCGGATTCGCCGCGCGAACTTCCTCGACCTGGTCGATGAGACGCTACTGCATTGCCGAGAGCGGCTCGACGAAACGATGCCGGCCGTCAAAGAACTGGAGACCGCGATTCAGGAACAACGCGCGCGGCTGGCGGGCCGACTCGCGGATCAGATGCGGTCCGAGCTGCTGGCCAATCGCCGGCAATGGGAATCGCGCCTGCTCGGCGAAGTCACCTCGCGTTGGGGATTCAGTCCGTTCTCGGGCGTGTTGCGACTCGCGCAGGGTTTGGGCGGACTGGTCACGCGGGCGGCGCTGCTTCGCGCACGGACGCCCGCGCAGATGGCGCTGTGGGGCGCCTATGAAGGCTGGCGCTGGCAGCGCAAACGGAGCGATGCGAAATCGGCGGACGCCGGGGCGAACCGCGCCGTGGAATTTAGTTGGGACGACGGCGAGTTGCGCACGTCGGCGATTATCGTCGATGGCTATGCGGCCGAAGCCGCCATTGCGCGGCATGACACGCAGGGGCCGGAACTCGCGCGCCAAGCCAGCCGGGCGGGCTCGGCGTTTATCGCCAAAGCGGCTGGCGACGTGCAGCAACTGCTCGGCAAGCTCGCCGGACGCCACACGGGACGGCTCATCCGCTGGAGGTACGAGCTCCTGCTGCTCGTGTTCGTCACGCTGTTGTTGTACCGGTGGGGCAAGAACTTCTTTTATGACTCTTGGCTGGCCGCGGACCTGGGCTGGCGCACCGCGCCGGTCGATATGTATGGCAGCGAGTTCTTCCTCTCCGCCGGTTTCTGGCTGCTGCTCTGGTGCGCGCTGCTCGTCTGGATGTTCACCGGACGCCTGCGGCGCGGTTTGAATCGCGAGATCGATTCCCTGACCGAAGGTTGGCGCACGCCTAGCCTCGGCGAGGAGTTGTTCGCGCGCAGCGAGCATCAAGCCCGGGCTATTCGACAATTCCGCCAATCACTGGAACGCCTGGAGCAGGAAGTCGCCCATCTCAAACGGCGGCTGGAAATGCCCTCGGAGCGGATTGGCGCTCGGCGCGCGCCCGCGGCACGGAAAGCTGGCGAAGCTAAGTAA